The Meriones unguiculatus strain TT.TT164.6M chromosome 19, Bangor_MerUng_6.1, whole genome shotgun sequence genomic interval tggtatcctttgctttacagaaacttttcagtttcatgaggtcccatttattgattgttgctcttagagcctgtgctgttggtgttctgttcaggaagttgtctcctgtgccaatgagttctaggctgttccccacttttttttccaattgatttagggtatctggttttatgttgaggtccttgatccactttgactttagttttgtgcagggtgataaatatggatctattttcatttttctgcatgtagacatccagttggtccagcaccatttgttgaagatgctgtcttttttccattgaatggaattggcttctttgtcgaatatcgagtattcataggtgtgtggatttatttctgggtcttctatgcggttccattgatcctcctttctgtttctatgccagtaccatgcagtttttattactgttgccctgtagtacagcttgagatcaggaatggagatacctccagatgatctgttgttgtacaggatcgttttggagattctgggttttttgtttctccatatgaagctgagaatctttttttcaaggtctgtaaagaattgagttggtattttgatgggaattgcattgaatctgtagattgcttttggcagtatggccattttcacaatgttaatcctaccaatccatgagcatgggagatctttccatcttctgatatcttcttcgatttctttcttcagagacttgaagtttttctcaaacaggtctttcacttgcttggttagggtcacaccaaggtactttatgttattagtggctattgtgaagggtgttgtttccctaatttctttctcagcctttttgtctttggtatataggagggcttctgatttttttgagttgattttgtatcctgccactttgctgaaggtgtttatcagctgaaggagttctctggttgaatttttggggtcgctcatgtatactatcatatcatctgcaaatagtgacactttgacctcttcctttccgatttgtatccccttgatctcctttagttgtcttattgctctggctaggacttcaagtactatgttgaagagatatggggacaatggacagccttgtcttgtccctgatttcagtgggattgatttaagtttctctccattgagtttgatgttagctataggcttgctatatattgcctttactatgtttaggtatgtgccttgtatccctgatctctccaagactttaaacatgaatgggtgttggactttgtcaaatgctttttcggcgtctaaggagatgatcatgtggtttttctccttcagtttgtttatgtagtggattacattgatggatttccgtatgttgaaccacccttgcatgcctgggatgaagcctacttggtcatggtggatgatatctttgatgtgttcttggattcggtttgcaagtattttattgagtatttttgcgtcaatgttcataagagagataggcctaaagttctctttttttgttgggtctttgtgtggtttaggtattaaggtgactgtggcttcatagaatgagtttggtagtgttccttctgtttctattttgtggaatagcttgaggagaattggagttagcacttctttgaaggtcttgtagaattctgcgctgaagccatctggtccagggctttttttggaggggagactgttaatgactgcttcgatttccttgggagatatagggctattcagtctttctacctgatcttgacttagttttggtagatggaatctttcaagaaaattatccatttcatttagattctcaaattttgtggcatataggcttttgtagtatgacctaataattgtttggatttcctcaatgtctgtggttatgtccccattttcatttctgattttgctgatctggatagtttctctctgctttttagttagtttggctaagggtttgtctatcttgttgattttctcaaagaaccagctttttgtttcattgattctttggatagttttatttgtttctagttgattgatttcagcccttagtttgattatttccagccgtctgctccttttgggtgtatctgcttctttttgttctagggttttcagttgggccattaagttgtttgtatgtgatgttacgaatttcttcttgcaggcacttagtgctataaattttcctctgagcactgctttcagtgtgtcccataaatttgggtatgttgtgccttccttttcattgaattctaggaagtctttaatttctttctttatttcttccttaacccagctgtcattgagtagtaagttgtttagtttccatgtgcgtgtcggctttttgttgtttctgttgttgttgaggtcgagctttagtccatggtggtcagatagtatacaagggattatttcaatccttttgtatctgttgaggcttgctttgtggcccactatatggtctattttggaaaaggttccatggggtgctgaaaagaaggtgtactcttttgagtttgggtgaaatgatctgtagacgtctattaggtccatttgatttagggattctgtgagtgcttttatttccctatttggtgtctgtctagttgatctgtcccttggtgagagtggagtgttgaagtctcccactattaaggtattaggatcaatgtatgatttaagctttaataatgtttcatttacgaatgtcagtgctcttgtatttggggcatagatattcaagattgtgatgtcctcttggtggatttttcctttgatgagaatatagtggccctccttatcttttttgattaacttgggttgaaagtctattttattagatattaggatggctactccagcttgttttctggaaccgtttgcttgaaaaacagttttccagccctttactctgaggtagtgtttgtctttgttgcataggtgtgtttcttggatgcaacagaatgttggatcctgtttccttaaccattctgttagcctgtgtctttttattggtgagttgagtccattgatattgatagataatagtgaccaatgcatgttagttccttttgtaatggagtcgatgatctaaccctgattcattgcttgttttcttttcatttttgttgggacattatctgtatgccctgttttcttgggtgaatttgttttcattggattggagttttccttctagtatcttctgtagggatggtttgctgtgtagatattgtataaatttagttttgtcatggaatattttgtggAATTCTTAATTCtagtcatttcttttaaaaacaaataatcttTTGTTGAAGGGGCTGACACCCCAAATGAATAATTTTCAACATGACTTATGTAATCCACTTAGCATAGATTTTCTCCTGTCTATATTTAGGACTGTCAGACAAAGAGAATGGATATGTAGAAAGACTACATGCAGTGCTTTTCTCTGTCAAAGTCTCTATTATTAACCTGGCCTTGCCTGGTATCTGTGATCTTTGCTTTCTCACTCCTTTGTGACAGTGTCTTATCTGGGGGCAAGGAAGAGTGTCTGAGGAGTGTCTGTATAATTGTATGTTGTCCCGAGCAGACTTCCTTGTGTTCATATTGCTTTGTCACCCTGTTACATAATAGAGCATGACTCTAGCAAACCACTGAAACCAGGGTAAGCTTGGCCTTCATCAGTGCTAGTAAGAAAGCAGGGTATAAAATGGTTCTTGGATGGGATAGTCTTGCTATCAATtaaaaaagagcccaagaaagtAGTTTTTGGCCCATTACCTCAAATGTGGGCCAAAATATAGGCAAACATTGATCCTGTGAAGATAGTTTTCAGTGACATATATTAGATTTCTGGAGATTTCGTTGTGATTTATAGAATAGAAAGCAGGAATTCAAGGATCAGGGGACAAGGCTCTTGCCTAACAAGTGGTCTGAACATGACTTTGAaagacaaaattattttcttgtctaGTAAACTTTCTGCTAGGCTcactctgagctatctctcaggACATGTATCTCTAAATACCTCCTTTGATTCCCCCTCTAGGTTCCCAAGAACTGGAGGCTGCAAATCTAGCTATAGATGCTGGCTTCCACCATATTGATACTGCTTTTGCCTACCATGTAGAAGAGGAGATAAGACAGACCAATCAAAGCAAGATTAAAGCTGGGGTTATAAAGAGAGAAGACAAGTTCATCACTACAAAGGTATAATTTTTATGGTATGCAAATGTGCAGATTATGTAAAAAATAACATTAGGGAAGTAAAAATTGTATTACTGGATGAGAAGCAGGTTAAAGGTATCAATTGTACAACTGGGTAAAGGAAAGTAATGGCAGATTAAAATCTATATAAAGATAATTGACTTCTTGGAAATTCTTATTAATGtgcattttatttcttgattAATGTTTTCATTGTTCAATAAATGAGCCAACAATAACctaaaaaaaaaccaccaaaaacaaatgaacaaaaaaacaaactatagcTGACTTCACTTTTTTAAGTAAGAGTAAGTAAATCCTGGGTTAAAAGGAATGACTATTACTTTccttcaaatttaaaaaatatctcaggATTAGGataaatgtatatgcatatttGGATACTCCATTAATCCAGCACAACTTCCATTCTTCAACCTCTGCAGCTTTGGTGCACTTGCTTTCGACCAGAGCTGGTCCGGCCTGCTTTAGAAAGATCACTGAAAAGCCTTCAGCTGGACTATGTTGACCTTTACGTTATGCATTACCCAGTGCCAATGAAGGTAAGTGATTTGTATTGTCAAATGTATATATCTTTGCATGGGGGCATGGGTATCATTTTTATGGATGGTTGAGATAAGTTtctattataattttatataatttatatgttacTAATCTTCTGAGAGGGTTACACAAAGAATTTAAGGGATTACAAAATGAGGTGCCCGAGCAATGTTCAGAATCACAGATTAAAACTAACCTCCAGAAAAACTTGTATTTACACATCTTTTACATTTGTACTGCTACATGTTTTcagtcttgtcttgttttctctccTGGAAGCAAAAGTGCTTCAAGACAGTTTCAGCTTCAATGTCATTAATGCTTTATTGCTTCTTTGAAACTTTTCCTGCCAAAATTAATCCTGTACAGTCCTGACTGGCCATCATTGGCTCACATGCCTGCTCTTAGGCTAACATGTATTCATATTCATTGTTTATTCTCGATGAGGACTGATATAATTTTTCCTGGAGGTAAAGGCCATGAAATGACTGGGTTTCCCAATGAACATGAAGCATTTCCTTTTTCCCAAAATAAAGAGTATGCAAAAGAATGTAAGTCCACTAGAAAGTCTTTTTGTAAATATCTTTTAATTGTAGgaattatgtatttgtgtgtgtgtgtgtgtgtgtgtgtgtgtgtgtctgtgtgtaacaattaaggaaagagaggccatgaattttagGGACAGAAAGGGCATGTATGGGAGAAACtggagatagaagaaagaagaagggaaatgatatgattaaattataatttcaggAAGAACagtttttataaaaaaagaagctgTTTATTTATATAGTTAATATATGAGAATACATCAAACTAGTCTGCAAAAGATAACTTTTACAACTCTACATTCATATCACTTCATAAACACAGTATACATTATGATGCCTCATCACTTAATGGCTGCTGTCTTATTTCCAAGATATTCTTGGAAATATATTCAAAAACTATATTTTttgtttaatgtgtatgggtgttttgcttgtttgtatgtctgtgcactcaGTGCATGCcaggtgcttgtggaggccagaactgATCTTTGGATGCCATGGGACTGgaattgcaggtagttgtgacccactatatagattctgggaattaaacccaaaTACTCAGAGAGCAGTCAGAGTTTAATcactgaacaatctctccagATCCTCCAAGGTAGTCTTAGAAACATTATCATAGGCAAAATCCATATTTTGGGAGATTGTAACAACTGCTTGCCTTCCAGGCAGGGGATGATGATTTTCCTTCAGATAATGAAGGAAATTTTCTATTGGACTCAGTAGGTTTCTGTGACACATAGGAGGTGAGTATTTTTCAAAAGGACAATAAAGCAAgcaaagagagggagaatcagcTCATTTTCCCTTGGGTATGGAAATTGATTTGCACACATCCATATTAGCTGGAGTGGAAGGGGAGAAATGTATTACTAAAATGtaagggaaggaaatgaagaaggaCTTAACACAAGAggcatatgaatattttgccaaCTTGTAGTAATAGCCTCTATTTTTCTAGCAATGTTACAGACATTTCTCTTTGGCTGGCAACTTTCTCTTTCTTATCATCATCTTGACTGCTTTATTTAAATCCAGTGATCATTTGGGCAAAAACACCCTTTCGCACCTTTTTTAATGCCTGTGATCAAATTTAGGCTCCTGTACACACTGGCAAGTGTTCTAATATGTGTCtagatctagatttttttttcctgtaaccgTTCCATAATTCTGTTTATATTGATGCAGTCAGTTGTAAGTATGACCCTTCATAACCTCTTTCACAtcaccaggcattggttggagaAGTGTAAGGGTGCAGGATTGATCAAGTCCATTGGGGTGTCGAACTTTAACCACAAGCAGCTAGAAAGAATCCTAAATAAACCAGGACTTAAGTACAAACCTGTCTGCAACCAGGTGAGGACCCgccttccttctccatctctcaTGCTTTTCCTTACTTCTGTACTGCCTGACTCCCATTTTATTTGCAATCTGCCCATGTGATTCTCATTTTGTGGAAAAAATATTCTAAGAGCAGTAtcactgtttcaaaaaacatgGAAGATTCAAAATTTAGCCTTGGACTATTAAAGTACTGGTAAGAAAAGGGACATACTATAGAGCCCTACTGACAACGAATGTGGAGATTTAGAGTTGCTGTCAGACAGAAGTTGAGGGCAGGGGAAAGTGACCTCCCTGAAATGAGAACAATGAGCAGACATGGGATTGTTGGCTGAGAAATTGAGTTAAAAAAATTTATGCAGTGACCAGGACTTGTGTGGAGTTTATGCTTATCACCATCTTATTATGGTCCTTCCTTATGATTTTATTAAGCTTAGCAGCTGCTGTCTTCACCCACTAAACCATCTTGCTGACTGCTATTTTTTTTTGATCAAAACTTGCTAGTCAAATGTTATCAGAAAATTGATTCCGAATTAGTTTTGTCTTTTAAGAAAAATTGGaacagtttgatttttttaattcaaatgggATATTGCATGTGATTTTCTTATTCTACTATATTGGCtctaagcattttatttttatttttattattagttacatttaattaactctgtatcccagctgtatcctgctccctcattccctcccaactccaccttccctccctcatctcctcccagtccctttccaagtccactgataggggaggtccttctccctttttatctgaccctgttttatcaggtatcttcaggactggctgcaaagtcctcctctgtggcctagcagggctgcttctcccttggcgggtggggaggtcaaagagcctgccattgagttcatgtcagaaatagtccctgttccccttactaggacaaccCACTTGGTTACAGAAccaccacaggctacatctgagcagagtttctaggttatatctgtacatggtccttggttggataaacgatctcatataagaccccagtgcccagataaatttggtccttgtggagctcctatcctctccacatcatactaactctaccttctttcaaatgtttccctgcattctgcctagggtttggttatgagtattagcagagaattctctgtagaggaatataaaatggcagagaaacactgaaagagatgctcaacatccttagccatcagagagatgcaaatcaaaacgaccctgagatttcaccttacacccatcagaatggctaaaataaaaaactcaagtgacaacacatgctggagaggttgtggagaaaggggaaccctcttccattgctggtgggaatgtaaactggtacaactactttagaaatcaatctggcactttctcagataattaggaatggtgcttcctcaagacccaactataccactcctagatatatatccaaaagaggttcaagtatacaataaagacatttgctca includes:
- the LOC132649333 gene encoding aldo-keto reductase family 1 member C13-like, which produces MAAYRMGQELRCVHLAQQRQARINAIETAVWCGSLAPGSQELEAANLAIDAGFHHIDTAFAYHVEEEIRQTNQSKIKAGVIKREDKFITTKLWCTCFRPELVRPALERSLKSLQLDYVDLYVMHYPVPMKAGDDDFPSDNEGNFLLDSVGFCDTWHWLEKCKGAGLIKSIGVSNFNHKQLERILNKPGLKYKPVCNQVECHLYLNQSKLLDYCKSKDIVLMAYGALGTQRYKEWVDQNSPVLLNDPVLCDVAKKNKRSPALIALQYQIQRGVVILAKSFEEHEMKQNLQVF